One Microlunatus soli genomic window carries:
- a CDS encoding ROK family transcriptional regulator has product MSHDLHRQANTAAVLRALSGQGAASVSELRALTGLSRPTLDAIVGSLLADGLVLAEEPDRVGRTGAGRPARSYLINADAGFLAGVDVGRHKILVSIADLTGAVRVERRAEVPAEIAGPDLLSLLRRTVTEAAAAVPIPVGQLRAIAVGVPGVVDSTGRITRSVVVPQWSGFDVAGAIRDWVDVPIAIGNDANLAALAEQWLGAARMCRDVIYILAGRRTRAAIMINRSVLTGRHGEAGEVGSVPELFFDTPQVLLGEQTADSTRVAEVFAAARAGDQDGVERVRRFCAELARTLRFLITVLDPELVVIGGGLSAAGEQIIAGVHDHLEPAQRRTPVVASTLGDTAVALGGVRQAQLMAAENDPLFGSIISVPTTASAVPEDQYDTTNRQVEERP; this is encoded by the coding sequence ATGTCGCATGATCTTCATCGGCAGGCCAATACGGCCGCCGTTCTGCGGGCGCTGTCCGGCCAGGGGGCCGCCAGCGTTTCCGAGCTGCGCGCGTTGACCGGATTGTCCCGGCCGACCCTGGACGCGATCGTCGGCAGCCTGCTCGCCGACGGGCTGGTCCTGGCGGAGGAACCGGATCGGGTCGGCCGCACGGGTGCCGGCCGACCGGCGCGCAGCTATCTGATCAACGCCGATGCCGGCTTCCTCGCCGGGGTGGATGTCGGACGACACAAGATCCTGGTCAGCATCGCCGACCTGACCGGCGCCGTCCGGGTCGAGCGGCGGGCCGAGGTGCCGGCGGAGATCGCCGGGCCTGACCTGTTGTCGCTGTTGCGCCGGACGGTGACCGAGGCGGCGGCAGCCGTCCCGATCCCGGTCGGGCAGTTGCGGGCGATCGCTGTCGGCGTGCCCGGTGTCGTCGACAGCACCGGCCGGATCACCCGTTCGGTGGTGGTGCCGCAGTGGAGTGGCTTCGACGTTGCGGGTGCGATCCGGGACTGGGTCGACGTGCCGATCGCGATCGGCAACGACGCCAACCTGGCGGCACTGGCCGAACAATGGCTCGGAGCGGCTCGGATGTGTCGGGACGTGATCTACATCCTGGCCGGTCGCCGGACCCGGGCGGCGATCATGATCAACCGCAGTGTGCTGACCGGACGGCACGGCGAGGCCGGTGAGGTCGGCTCGGTCCCGGAACTGTTCTTCGACACCCCGCAGGTGCTGCTCGGGGAGCAGACCGCCGACAGCACCAGGGTCGCCGAGGTCTTCGCCGCCGCGCGCGCCGGAGATCAGGACGGCGTCGAACGGGTGCGACGCTTCTGCGCCGAGCTGGCCCGCACCCTCCGCTTCCTGATCACCGTGCTGGACCCCGAGTTGGTGGTGATCGGTGGCGGGCTGTCGGCCGCCGGTGAGCAGATCATCGCCGGAGTTCATGATCATCTCGAGCCGGCGCAGCGCCGTACCCCGGTGGTCGCTTCAACGCTCGGTGACACCGCCGTCGCGCTCGGCGGCGTCCGACAGGCCCAACTGATGGCCGCCGAGAACGACCCGCTGTTCGGGTCGATCATCTCGGTGCCGACAACCGCATCTGCGGTACCCGAAGACCAGTACGACACCACGAATCGGCAAGTTGAGGAGAGACCGTGA
- a CDS encoding PA domain-containing protein — protein MPASPPTRPIRRPRSAAAIAGSLILMITAGTVPATARPNDAQLGFRADGPTTTAISLGAGDSISTSTSDGRTTVLPLPRADGSDPGLLLSSSAGSTTVQATDTDAAPTVLSGHPETMITRAAEPVELHLKAIGRDGRQAGAHVSIFDVTGGEVQASRQLTEGLSHDCTAANWAVSDCVLLPAGTYSIMAFVQTNPAGTAPLADSRTAQSVALVGDPETKITGDDSFTFDARTAKPITVDTPGHRTKINPGGAMQLGYRRTAADGQQLALDYRPSSLIDETFYLQPSAPVTVGELDTLTRLRLEAPDITMRTVGLRPKTLHPAYYDPVWFSDFASDWPTFDGAALRRVVDVGRADTTDLAGRQLHGAIAVAERSDDLSVAEQSNAAAGAGASMIVIYNDGPGDNDDPNGTGVKISIPTLRVDHAEGKALTRMSILDRVAVSGEDASPYLYDLVIKEHDRIPRDQHYRYGPGDLTTQRREIHGQPSIDSTFSEASYQFQPEDTFSISTVFPFRDGPRSRTEYRLPDPDTAWSYSAVTPESSYNALFPHEDVLPMLLSDPQRVAYRPHQRVDKPIGTAPITASPNVPVQRAGDQMRIVINGFADADGNRGQSYSTDSGMSTLLQIKADDQLIGETTHLPSGVAQLPARSSKINISFRSDNPQPWAQLSSHTETSWTFESDSTDGTVRTEPLILTDYDVATDLRNRLGKRSFELGLLHQDGSTAAPFTTVELDASYDDGDSWAPVKISKLHAGTDRYRITLPAGNGPVSLRLHAEDAEGSSLDQTTIRAFWVR, from the coding sequence ATGCCTGCCTCCCCGCCCACCCGCCCTATCCGCCGGCCGCGATCGGCTGCAGCGATCGCCGGCTCGTTGATCCTGATGATCACCGCCGGCACCGTCCCAGCGACAGCTCGACCCAACGACGCACAGCTCGGCTTCCGTGCCGATGGGCCGACGACCACCGCCATCTCCCTCGGCGCCGGCGACAGCATCTCCACCAGCACCTCCGACGGACGGACCACGGTCCTTCCGCTCCCCCGGGCCGACGGCAGCGACCCGGGCCTGTTGCTGTCCAGCAGTGCGGGATCGACAACGGTCCAGGCCACCGACACCGACGCCGCACCGACGGTGCTCAGCGGACATCCGGAGACCATGATCACCCGTGCCGCGGAGCCGGTCGAGCTGCACCTGAAGGCAATCGGTCGGGACGGCCGACAGGCCGGTGCCCATGTCAGCATCTTCGACGTCACCGGCGGCGAGGTCCAGGCCAGTCGCCAACTCACCGAGGGCCTCAGCCACGACTGCACCGCCGCCAACTGGGCGGTCAGCGACTGTGTGCTGCTGCCCGCGGGGACGTACTCGATCATGGCGTTCGTGCAGACCAATCCCGCTGGGACCGCTCCGCTGGCCGACTCCCGGACCGCCCAGAGTGTTGCGCTGGTCGGCGACCCGGAGACCAAGATCACCGGTGACGACAGCTTCACCTTCGATGCACGGACCGCGAAGCCGATCACCGTCGACACTCCTGGGCACCGCACCAAGATCAATCCCGGAGGTGCGATGCAACTCGGCTACCGGCGAACCGCCGCCGACGGACAACAGCTCGCCCTCGACTACCGGCCCTCGTCGCTGATCGATGAGACCTTCTACCTGCAGCCGAGCGCACCGGTGACGGTCGGAGAGCTGGACACCCTCACCCGGCTCCGGCTCGAGGCACCGGACATCACGATGCGGACGGTCGGCCTGCGGCCGAAGACGTTGCATCCCGCCTACTACGACCCGGTCTGGTTCTCCGACTTCGCCTCCGACTGGCCGACCTTCGACGGAGCGGCCCTGCGTCGGGTGGTGGATGTCGGTCGGGCCGACACCACCGATCTTGCCGGCCGTCAGCTCCATGGAGCGATAGCGGTCGCCGAACGCTCCGATGATCTGTCGGTCGCCGAACAGTCCAACGCCGCCGCGGGCGCCGGCGCCTCCATGATCGTAATCTACAACGACGGGCCGGGCGACAACGACGACCCGAACGGCACCGGTGTCAAGATCAGTATCCCGACGCTGCGGGTCGACCACGCCGAGGGCAAAGCCTTGACCCGGATGTCGATCCTGGATCGGGTCGCCGTCTCCGGTGAGGACGCCAGCCCGTACCTGTACGACCTGGTGATCAAGGAGCACGATCGGATCCCGCGGGACCAGCACTACCGGTACGGTCCCGGTGACCTCACCACTCAGCGGCGGGAGATCCATGGGCAACCGTCGATCGACTCCACCTTCTCCGAAGCGTCGTATCAGTTCCAGCCCGAGGACACCTTCTCGATCTCCACGGTGTTCCCGTTCCGCGACGGGCCACGCAGCCGCACCGAATACCGGCTGCCCGACCCGGACACCGCCTGGAGCTACTCGGCTGTCACCCCGGAATCGTCGTACAACGCCCTGTTCCCGCACGAGGACGTCCTGCCGATGCTGTTGAGCGATCCGCAACGCGTTGCGTACCGCCCGCACCAGCGGGTGGACAAGCCGATCGGTACGGCGCCGATCACGGCGTCGCCGAACGTACCGGTCCAACGCGCCGGTGATCAGATGCGGATCGTGATCAACGGATTCGCCGACGCGGACGGCAACAGAGGTCAGTCCTACAGCACCGACAGCGGCATGAGCACCCTGCTGCAGATCAAGGCCGACGACCAGTTGATCGGCGAGACGACCCACCTGCCCAGCGGGGTCGCGCAGTTACCCGCCAGAAGTTCGAAGATCAACATCTCGTTCCGCTCGGACAATCCACAGCCGTGGGCCCAATTGTCCAGCCACACCGAGACCAGCTGGACCTTCGAGTCCGACAGCACCGACGGCACCGTACGGACCGAACCGCTGATCCTGACCGACTACGACGTCGCCACCGATCTCCGCAACCGGCTCGGCAAGCGCTCCTTCGAACTCGGCCTGCTGCATCAGGACGGCTCGACAGCCGCCCCGTTCACGACCGTGGAGCTGGATGCCAGCTACGACGACGGCGACAGCTGGGCACCGGTCAAGATCAGCAAGCTGCACGCCGGCACGGACCGCTATCGGATCACCCTGCCTGCCGGAAACGGCCCGGTGTCCCTGCGGCTGCATGCCGAGGATGCCGAAGGGTCGTCACTGGACCAGACCACGATCCGGGCCTTCTGGGTCCGGTGA
- a CDS encoding type II toxin-antitoxin system PemK/MazF family toxin, translated as MSSDQAVDAADRRQILAEAGPVQAVGIEVRFSGAEGPAAEGVVRVELPEDGRICCTWGMSISDEFLIERIGVCSSEKRRELDLAMELAAA; from the coding sequence ATGTCATCTGACCAGGCGGTCGACGCCGCCGATCGACGCCAGATCCTTGCCGAGGCAGGTCCGGTCCAGGCGGTCGGGATCGAGGTCCGGTTCAGCGGCGCGGAGGGACCGGCAGCGGAAGGCGTCGTGCGGGTCGAGCTCCCGGAGGACGGGAGGATCTGCTGTACCTGGGGCATGAGCATCAGCGATGAGTTTCTGATCGAGCGGATCGGCGTCTGTTCGTCGGAGAAGCGTCGGGAGCTCGACCTGGCCATGGAGTTGGCTGCCGCCTGA
- a CDS encoding class III extradiol ring-cleavage dioxygenase family protein, giving the protein MRLLNLPGAPILLPRVGGRTDPAAALRAVCLRAVDEVLDDSIRRVIVLAAGDETADWSSDLPDPIGRLTGAAGSEPSLPLPLAVGRRLVGHRSEPQAAPELILRTVAGSDRADDDADLIIGIADGSALAHPGGPAAVHPRADDFDRQLVRAWRSGDPATLAALDRQLATEVMATGGPVWQQLARSAGGSDYQTKINFADAPFGVFYLVANWT; this is encoded by the coding sequence ATGAGACTGCTCAATCTGCCAGGCGCGCCGATCCTGCTGCCACGGGTCGGCGGCCGGACCGATCCTGCTGCCGCCCTCCGTGCCGTCTGCCTCCGCGCGGTCGATGAGGTGCTGGACGACAGCATCCGCCGCGTGATCGTCCTCGCCGCCGGCGACGAGACCGCGGACTGGTCCTCCGACCTTCCCGACCCGATCGGCCGGCTCACCGGCGCCGCCGGATCCGAGCCGTCGCTTCCACTGCCGCTCGCCGTCGGTCGCCGTCTCGTCGGCCACCGCTCGGAACCGCAAGCAGCGCCGGAGTTGATCTTGCGGACGGTCGCCGGCTCGGACCGAGCCGATGACGACGCCGACCTGATCATCGGCATCGCCGACGGCAGCGCACTCGCCCATCCGGGCGGCCCGGCAGCGGTGCATCCGCGGGCCGACGATTTCGATCGTCAGCTGGTCCGGGCCTGGCGGTCCGGCGACCCCGCGACCTTGGCGGCTCTGGACCGGCAGCTGGCGACGGAGGTGATGGCCACCGGCGGGCCCGTCTGGCAGCAGCTCGCACGGTCCGCCGGCGGGTCCGACTATCAGACCAAGATCAACTTCGCTGATGCACCGTTCGGGGTCTTCTACCTGGTCGCCAACTGGACCTGA
- a CDS encoding glycosyltransferase, translating to MKIVIGADSYAPDINGAARFAGRLARGLAARGHEVHVVSASTEGPEQLEHDGAVTIHRMRSIRYRWHATMRVCLPWLAGPDARDLLEQLQPDVVHVQSHMVVGRAVANAADRLGIPLVATNHFVPENVFGYVPFLPRRFHGPAGRMAWRDLARVFGQADVITAPTPLAVSLLTEATGLSGEAVSNGIDVQRYQEAARQAELNADPQAGPVILFVGRLDQEKRVDELIAAFARIPAETGARLEIVGGGDQFDALVGFAAELGVDDRVSFLGQVSDEELLAAYGRASIFCMPGVAELQSLVTLEAMSAGKPVVAANAMALPHLVQSGHNGWLYTPGDIGELALRLSTLVADPRLRERMGQHSRTMVSHHDFEATLDTFTEIYASAGAAVRGQLRSVA from the coding sequence ATGAAGATCGTGATCGGGGCCGACAGTTATGCGCCGGACATCAATGGCGCCGCCCGGTTCGCCGGCCGGCTGGCTCGGGGCTTGGCCGCCCGCGGACACGAGGTGCATGTCGTGTCCGCGTCGACCGAGGGACCGGAGCAACTCGAGCACGACGGTGCGGTCACCATCCATCGGATGCGGTCGATCCGTTATCGCTGGCACGCGACGATGCGGGTCTGCCTGCCGTGGCTGGCCGGCCCCGACGCCAGGGATCTGCTGGAGCAGTTGCAGCCCGATGTCGTCCACGTCCAGTCACACATGGTGGTCGGCCGCGCCGTCGCCAACGCCGCGGATCGACTGGGGATCCCGCTGGTGGCCACCAACCACTTCGTCCCGGAGAACGTCTTCGGTTACGTCCCGTTCCTGCCGCGCCGGTTCCACGGTCCGGCGGGACGCATGGCCTGGCGTGATCTTGCCCGGGTCTTCGGTCAAGCCGACGTGATCACCGCGCCGACCCCGTTGGCGGTGTCGCTGTTGACCGAGGCGACCGGATTGTCCGGAGAGGCCGTCTCCAACGGAATCGACGTCCAGCGCTACCAGGAAGCCGCCCGGCAGGCCGAACTGAACGCCGACCCGCAGGCCGGTCCGGTGATCTTGTTCGTCGGCCGGCTCGACCAGGAGAAGCGGGTCGACGAACTGATCGCGGCCTTCGCCCGGATCCCGGCCGAGACAGGTGCCCGACTGGAGATCGTCGGGGGCGGCGATCAGTTCGACGCCCTGGTTGGTTTTGCTGCCGAGCTGGGGGTCGACGATCGCGTGTCGTTCCTCGGTCAGGTCAGTGACGAGGAACTGCTGGCCGCGTACGGGCGGGCGTCGATCTTCTGCATGCCGGGCGTGGCCGAGTTGCAGAGCCTGGTCACGCTGGAGGCCATGTCGGCCGGCAAGCCGGTCGTCGCGGCGAATGCAATGGCCCTGCCGCATCTGGTGCAGTCCGGCCACAATGGCTGGTTGTATACCCCCGGTGACATCGGTGAGCTCGCCCTCCGGCTGTCCACCCTGGTGGCCGACCCGCGGCTGCGGGAGCGGATGGGGCAGCACAGCCGGACGATGGTCAGCCATCACGACTTCGAGGCGACGCTGGACACCTTCACCGAGATCTACGCCTCGGCCGGCGCGGCCGTCCGTGGCCAGCTCCGTTCGGTGGCCTGA
- a CDS encoding glycosyltransferase family 4 protein, which yields MRLLVDCRYVRIGRHDGISRFTAGLVGALSKINCTPAGAPLEVELLISDRRQLDQLPTGLRWHLANDPTSPLEPLVGLRVRRIRPDVMFSPMQTVGSIGRDYRLLLTLHDLIYYRQRTPPPEFAAPIRLLWRLFHLAWWPQRLLLNRADRVITVSHTTERSIQRHRLTRRPVTVVSNAADPAPDGGRLPATRSLVYMGSFMPYKGVEVLVRAAEMLPGHTLHLMSKISSEQRERLTALAPHARLVFHNGADDDTYRRVLRGATALVSASRDEGFGIPLVEAMSVGTPVVVTDIPVFREVAGAAGQYVPIGDAAGFARAIRELDDPGEWETRSAAARRQAVTFSWEGSARALLEAVDAVAGTPSLPDNVTPLRAVS from the coding sequence ATGAGACTCCTCGTCGATTGCCGTTACGTCCGGATCGGACGACATGACGGGATCAGCCGCTTCACCGCCGGGCTGGTCGGTGCCCTGAGCAAGATCAACTGCACCCCGGCCGGTGCGCCGCTCGAGGTCGAGCTGTTGATCAGTGATCGTCGTCAACTGGATCAGTTGCCGACCGGGCTGCGGTGGCATCTTGCCAACGACCCGACCAGCCCGCTGGAACCGCTGGTCGGCCTGCGGGTGCGACGGATCCGACCGGATGTGATGTTCAGCCCGATGCAGACGGTCGGTTCGATCGGGCGGGACTATCGACTGCTGCTCACCCTGCATGACCTGATCTACTACCGGCAGCGGACACCACCGCCGGAGTTCGCCGCCCCGATCAGACTGCTCTGGCGGCTGTTCCACCTGGCCTGGTGGCCGCAACGGTTGTTGCTCAACCGGGCCGATCGGGTGATCACGGTTTCGCACACCACGGAGCGCTCGATCCAACGGCACCGGTTGACTCGGCGACCGGTGACGGTGGTCTCTAACGCCGCCGATCCGGCACCCGATGGCGGCCGGCTGCCGGCGACCAGATCCCTTGTCTACATGGGATCCTTCATGCCCTACAAGGGGGTGGAGGTGCTGGTCCGGGCGGCGGAGATGTTGCCCGGGCACACGCTGCATCTGATGAGCAAGATCAGTTCGGAGCAGCGGGAACGGCTGACCGCGCTGGCACCGCACGCCCGGCTGGTCTTCCACAACGGCGCCGACGACGACACCTACCGCCGGGTGCTCCGCGGAGCGACGGCGCTGGTGTCGGCCTCCCGGGACGAGGGCTTCGGCATTCCCCTGGTGGAAGCGATGTCGGTCGGCACGCCGGTGGTGGTCACCGACATCCCGGTGTTCCGTGAGGTGGCCGGAGCAGCCGGGCAGTACGTGCCGATCGGCGACGCCGCCGGATTCGCGCGGGCGATCCGCGAACTGGACGACCCGGGGGAGTGGGAGACTCGCTCGGCCGCCGCTCGACGGCAGGCAGTGACCTTCAGCTGGGAGGGCTCGGCGCGAGCGTTGCTGGAAGCCGTGGATGCGGTGGCCGGCACGCCCTCGCTGCCCGACAACGTGACACCCCTGCGCGCCGTCTCCTGA
- a CDS encoding helix-turn-helix domain-containing protein: protein MPDETSETTAAPSLQALGISPAAEAVYRALLSRSQATTDDLVEELQRTPAEVTGLLSDLEGLGLVNRMPGRPLRMRAARPDVALEVLVSRRQQELARVQLASRQLLTLIPPAERHRPEDIVEVVVGPSAIAARFEQLLDRTRDELLVLDRPPYVTDSARAESTVKSLLRDEVTVRGIYAPEAIEEPGALQAVQDAIRSGEQSRVHPAIGMKLAISDRELAIMPVGADEAVEAALCIRPSVLLDALAQLFDLLWQLATPIVVPDSDHEPTDSDRSDRELAALLGSGAKDDVIARHLGTSPRTLSRRISQLMDNLHVRTRFQAGARAAGLGWLSPDPEGPDRGLVQ, encoded by the coding sequence ATGCCTGACGAAACCTCCGAGACGACGGCGGCTCCCAGCCTGCAGGCGCTGGGGATTTCACCGGCGGCCGAAGCCGTCTACCGAGCGCTGCTCTCCCGGAGCCAGGCGACCACCGACGACCTGGTCGAGGAGTTGCAACGCACGCCGGCCGAGGTGACCGGACTGCTGTCCGATCTGGAGGGTCTCGGGCTGGTCAATCGGATGCCAGGTCGTCCGCTCCGGATGCGTGCGGCCCGACCCGACGTCGCGCTCGAGGTGTTGGTCTCGCGTCGGCAGCAGGAACTGGCCCGCGTGCAACTGGCCTCCCGGCAGCTGCTGACCCTGATTCCACCCGCCGAACGGCACCGACCCGAGGACATCGTCGAGGTGGTGGTCGGTCCGTCGGCGATCGCCGCCCGGTTCGAGCAGTTACTGGACCGAACCCGGGACGAACTGCTGGTGCTGGACCGGCCGCCGTACGTGACCGACAGCGCTCGCGCCGAGTCGACGGTCAAGTCGCTGCTCCGCGACGAGGTCACCGTGCGGGGCATCTATGCGCCGGAGGCGATCGAGGAGCCCGGTGCTCTGCAGGCGGTCCAGGACGCGATCCGATCAGGCGAGCAGTCCCGGGTGCATCCCGCGATCGGCATGAAGCTGGCGATCAGCGACCGGGAGCTGGCGATCATGCCGGTCGGCGCCGACGAGGCGGTCGAGGCGGCGTTGTGCATCCGACCGTCGGTGTTGCTGGACGCACTGGCCCAGCTGTTCGACCTGCTCTGGCAGCTGGCCACGCCGATCGTCGTACCCGATTCCGACCACGAGCCGACCGACTCCGACCGCAGCGACCGGGAACTCGCGGCACTGCTGGGTTCCGGGGCCAAGGACGACGTGATCGCGCGGCATCTCGGCACCAGCCCGCGGACCCTCAGCCGCCGGATCTCCCAGCTGATGGACAACCTGCACGTCCGGACCAGGTTCCAGGCCGGCGCCCGAGCCGCCGGCCTGGGGTGGCTGTCACCGGACCCAGAAGGCCCGGATCGTGGTCTGGTCCAGTGA
- the folP gene encoding dihydropteroate synthase — protein MHRGEDHHTPTDGPPDQGSRALPTDGVLRFRDKSFPAGSQLVMAIVNRTADSFYDHGATWDPGRASARVDEVIAQGADILDIGGVKAGPGETIDEAEEIRRTVDFIAAVRDRHPRIVISIDTWRSTVAALALEAGADLINDVWGAHDRGIIEVAARYDAALVCAHTGGLAPRTGPFRVEYDDVVADAITAITGLAETARRTGVATESIIIDPAHDFGKNTWHSLEITRRLAELVDTGWPVLVSVSNKDFLGETLDLPVSERVPATLAATAVCAWQGATIHRVHQVAEVRQVVDFVAAARGDRDPARTVRGLV, from the coding sequence GTGCACCGCGGCGAAGATCATCACACTCCGACGGATGGACCACCAGATCAGGGCAGCCGGGCGCTGCCCACCGACGGCGTGCTCCGGTTTCGCGACAAGTCCTTCCCGGCCGGCAGCCAACTCGTGATGGCGATCGTCAACCGGACCGCGGACTCCTTCTATGATCACGGTGCGACCTGGGACCCGGGGCGGGCCTCCGCCCGGGTCGACGAGGTGATCGCTCAGGGTGCCGACATCCTGGACATCGGCGGGGTGAAGGCCGGACCGGGCGAGACGATCGACGAGGCGGAGGAGATCCGGCGGACGGTCGACTTCATCGCGGCCGTCCGGGATCGCCATCCGCGGATCGTGATCAGCATCGACACCTGGCGTTCGACGGTTGCGGCGTTGGCGCTGGAGGCCGGCGCTGATCTGATCAACGATGTCTGGGGTGCCCACGATCGAGGAATCATCGAGGTCGCAGCCCGCTATGACGCCGCCCTCGTCTGTGCGCACACCGGCGGGCTGGCACCGCGGACCGGGCCCTTCCGGGTGGAGTATGACGATGTGGTCGCCGACGCGATCACCGCGATCACCGGACTGGCCGAGACCGCGCGGCGGACCGGGGTGGCGACCGAGTCCATCATCATCGATCCGGCGCACGATTTCGGGAAGAACACCTGGCACTCGTTGGAGATCACCCGTCGGCTGGCCGAACTGGTCGACACCGGCTGGCCGGTGCTGGTGTCGGTGTCCAACAAGGACTTCCTCGGTGAGACGCTCGACCTGCCGGTCTCCGAACGGGTCCCGGCGACACTCGCGGCGACCGCCGTCTGCGCCTGGCAGGGTGCGACGATCCATCGCGTGCATCAGGTTGCCGAGGTCCGCCAGGTCGTCGACTTCGTCGCCGCGGCCCGCGGTGATCGCGACCCGGCACGCACCGTACGGGGATTGGTATGA
- a CDS encoding phosphotransferase: MPTDQGRFWLKENCPALRFEVGLVATLCQLVPGQVLEPLAIDLDHGRMLTPDGGATLDESRASTDAFGRTLAGFGCVQRAVADHRAEVIATGLPVVPAARACERFEQQLRYLRRLPVGHPLRLDNDVITRAAKLRTIVGNATSQLAMIPLPDTVQHNDLQPSNAFVPREGGPRFFDFADAVWSHPFCVLNVARYRAASAWNCSIDDHRINYLVDSYLDGWTATAPIHDLRRLVEPAMTVAQLHRYNSWHQLIPYMPYSELQRHAGYAEALISTDHAR, from the coding sequence GTGCCGACGGATCAGGGCCGCTTCTGGTTGAAGGAGAACTGTCCGGCGCTGCGGTTCGAGGTCGGCCTCGTTGCGACGTTGTGCCAGCTGGTGCCGGGGCAGGTGCTGGAACCGCTGGCAATTGATCTTGATCACGGGCGAATGCTGACCCCTGACGGTGGCGCGACACTGGACGAATCACGGGCATCCACCGACGCATTCGGACGCACCCTCGCGGGGTTCGGCTGCGTACAACGAGCTGTGGCCGATCACCGTGCCGAAGTGATCGCAACAGGTCTGCCGGTAGTACCGGCAGCCCGGGCATGCGAACGCTTCGAGCAACAACTGCGGTATCTCCGGCGACTACCGGTGGGGCATCCGCTCCGTCTGGACAACGACGTGATCACCCGCGCGGCCAAGCTTCGCACCATTGTGGGCAATGCGACCAGTCAGCTCGCGATGATCCCGCTACCGGACACCGTGCAGCACAACGACCTCCAACCGAGCAACGCGTTCGTACCCCGCGAGGGTGGCCCGCGGTTCTTCGACTTCGCCGACGCGGTCTGGAGTCATCCGTTCTGTGTTCTCAACGTGGCGCGTTACCGAGCTGCCAGCGCATGGAACTGCTCGATCGACGACCACCGCATCAACTACCTGGTCGACAGCTACCTCGACGGATGGACAGCGACGGCACCGATTCACGACCTGCGCCGCCTGGTTGAGCCGGCGATGACCGTCGCCCAGCTGCACCGGTACAACTCATGGCACCAGCTGATTCCGTACATGCCGTACAGCGAGCTGCAACGGCATGCTGGCTACGCCGAAGCGTTGATATCGACAGACCATGCCCGATAG
- a CDS encoding dihydrofolate reductase family protein: MSEVRIHNLSISLDGFATGEPQTLEAPFGHAGERLHGWMFATRSWHGAGGSEGADHAFAARNDHGIGAEIMGANKFGPPGWQDDPDWKGWWGPNPPFHTPTFVLTHRPRPSVEMEGGTTYHFLDATPSEVLGQARAAANGRDVRIGGGATVVRDFVAAGLVDHMHLVQVPIVLGRGVRVWDGLEALEERYDIEATSTPSGVTHLTFTAKQRSDQPDEG, translated from the coding sequence ATGTCCGAGGTACGCATCCACAATCTGTCGATCTCGTTGGACGGCTTCGCCACCGGCGAACCCCAGACCCTCGAGGCCCCGTTCGGTCACGCCGGCGAACGTCTCCATGGATGGATGTTCGCCACTCGGTCCTGGCACGGGGCCGGCGGTTCCGAGGGCGCCGATCACGCGTTCGCGGCGCGGAACGACCATGGCATCGGCGCCGAGATCATGGGCGCCAACAAGTTCGGTCCCCCCGGTTGGCAGGACGACCCGGACTGGAAGGGCTGGTGGGGACCGAACCCGCCGTTCCACACGCCGACGTTCGTGCTCACCCACCGGCCGCGGCCGTCCGTCGAGATGGAGGGCGGCACCACGTACCACTTTCTCGACGCCACGCCGAGTGAGGTGCTCGGCCAGGCACGTGCGGCCGCCAACGGGCGGGACGTGCGGATCGGCGGCGGCGCAACCGTCGTACGGGACTTTGTCGCCGCCGGCTTGGTCGACCATATGCACCTGGTTCAGGTTCCGATCGTGCTCGGCCGCGGTGTCCGGGTGTGGGACGGCTTGGAAGCCCTCGAAGAGAGATACGACATCGAGGCGACCTCGACGCCGAGTGGCGTCACCCACCTGACCTTCACCGCGAAGCAACGATCTGACCAACCGGATGAGGGATGA